A single genomic interval of Eurosta solidaginis isolate ZX-2024a chromosome 3, ASM4086904v1, whole genome shotgun sequence harbors:
- the cyp33 gene encoding peptidyl-prolyl cis-trans isomerase E, with product MSNDKRTVYVGALADEVTEKLLNDAFIPFGDIADIQMPVDYETQKHRGFAFIEYEMSEDAAAAIDNMNDSELCGRTIRVNLAKPVRIKEGSFKPVWADDDWLQKHAGATLKGDEAETNEGGAKNSEHGAEISSKPSGPAVIEKAEKRNPQVFFDIRIGGHDVGRIIMLLRADVVPKTAENFRALCTHDQGFGYKGSIFHRVIPEFMCQGGDFTNNNGTGGKSIYGKKFADENFSLKHHGFGTLSMANSGPNTNGSQFFICTTKTDWLDNKHVVFGHVISGSDVVRKMERCGSKSGATTQKIVIYSCGELK from the exons ATGTCGAATGATAAACGCACCGTCTACGTGGGGGCTTTGGCAGATGAAGTTACTGAAAAGCTTTTAAATGATGCATTTATTCCTTTCGGAGATATAGCCGATATACAAATGCCGGTGGACTATGAAACACAGAAACATCGTGGATTTGCGTTTATAGAATATGAAATGTCGGAAGATGCTGCTGCAGCGATAGACAATATG AACGATTCTGAATTGTGTGGACGAACGATACGTGTAAATCTTGCTAAGCCTGTGCGCATCAAGGAAGGTAGTTTCAAACCCGTTTGGGCTGATGATGATTGGTTGCAGAAGCATGCGGGCGCTACATTGAAAGGCGATGAAGCTGAAACGAACGAAGGTGGCGCAAAGAATTCAGAGCATGGTGCGGAAATCTCCAGCAAGCCAAGTGGGCCAGCAGTTATAGAAAAAGCAGAAAAGCGCAATCCCCAAGTGTTCTTTGATATACGCATTGGTGGTCATGATGTGGGACGTATTATAATGTTGTTACGCGCGGATGTTGTGCCAAAAACAGCAGAAAATTTCCGCGCACTTTGTACGCATGACCAAGGTTTCGGTTATAAGGGCAGCATTTTTCATCGCGTTATACCCGAATTT ATGTGTCAAGGTGGTGACTTTACCAACAACAATGGCACTGGTGGAAAATCTATTTATGGCAAGAAATTTGCAGATGAAAATTTTTCACTCAAGCATCACGGTTTTGGTACATTGTCAATGGCGAATTCAGGGCCAAATACAAATGGTTCACAATTCTTCATATGCACGACgaa AACCGATTGGCTGGATAATAAGCACGTTGTGTTTGGTCATGTAATCAGCGGTTCCGATGTAGTGCGCAAGATGGAACGTTGCGGCAGCAAATCGGGCGCTACAACACAAAAAATTGTGATTTATTCGTGCGGGGAATtgaaataa